DNA sequence from the Pseudophryne corroboree isolate aPseCor3 chromosome 6, aPseCor3.hap2, whole genome shotgun sequence genome:
tacacattacggcagacagcgtcccgtttttacacattacggcggacagcttcccatttttacacattacggcagaaagcatcccccttttttacatattacggtagacagcgttccccttttttacacattacggcagacagcgtcccccttttttacacattacggcaggcagaccccctcttttactcattacggcagagagcgtcccctttttacacattacatcagcagactccagagtgtgtgtgtgtgtgtgtgtgtgtgtgtgtgtgttgttggtactcacctggggggggggggacaccatcCACCATCCACAGACACTCTCCTAGGGTCCGGGTGCTGGCAGCTGCGGCGATGCTCCAGAGCagacagccggcggcagcaggaagctGGTCTCAGGGGCTGAGTAGGGACGACGGTGGCGGGACAAGGGGAAGGCGCGCCTCACACTCCACAGCGGCGGGACAGAGACTTGGGATACGGGACTCGCAGCTCCCCTTCCACTGTGCTAAttcccgctccaccgctgctgctgctggtcagtcttagcgacaggggcgtgctatgggttgaaagcacgcccctgccactcccctgtcaaagaggcacttccactaagtgccgcttcagctgcattttttaatgggcttttactgcccaattcttggtcccacctccccgcttccttccctttgcactgacagcgggaggcaccgacagcggttccTCCTAACCTCATTTAAAACTAATATTTTAGACACtaggaatcattaaaataatataaagcctaacgcatatacttatgacacagaatatgtgtcataagtattttctttatattattttaatgattatgactgcctcccctgactgcacgtcactggtatgcAATGTGATTTCAAGATGCAATTTCCTCAGATTGGTGCTGCTATTCAGCAGTATCAGGACATCAAAGTGGTTGGTTAATAGGAATCAGGCAGTTATTCCAATGTGGAATGTTTGCGGTTTTGTTGTTACTTTCTATGTCAATACAATTTTATGTCACTCCCCTTTTTTAGGTGCTTGAGTTGACTAAAAAAAGGTTTGGATCATTGGCCATTCCTCTTGTTTTCTGTGCAAAAttttctgctgcctttgacacataTGTTTTTTCCCCAGGACTCATCATGTACGTTGGCTCGGTTTTCTGGAGTTCATGCTGGGCTTAAGCACACATTGTTGGAGACCGTTCAGCCTTTTGGGATGCCCTAATTCTAAGCGGTTCATCTAGGTCAGTCCCAAACTCAGGCCTCAAGgacctccaacagttcatgttttccaggtcacctagcaggtgcacaggtgtactcattacccactgacacgttttaaaagatctacaggtggagctaattatttcacttatgattctgtgaggagacctggaaaacgttaacctgttggggttccttgagtaccgagtttgggaaccactgatctaggtgGTATTAATGACCTCAGGATAAGGTCATCTTTTGAATTGATTCTCACCATTTTGATTTTACTATTTCATATTATGGAAGCTTGATAGATGTCTAAGGGTAATTGTGTCGTGCATCGTACCTAGGCGTGTCTGGTTTTGCTGGCAGGGTGGTGCCACTTTAGACGATACAAGAAAAAAGTTAATGCTGACCTATCCGCTTCCAATATGTTCATTTGTATTGGCCTGATGAAGACCATTTCTTGGATGATGGTCTCTTTTTGTTTGTTAGAAAATGTTTAAGACTGTATCTAAGGTAGTTTTAGGCCATAATTTCTCTACAACCATACTTTTTTATTTCAATTAATTTGACAATAATATTATGAGCGTGACCTAAGGTGTTGGGGTTCCGGCTGATGGGCGACTTTATATAAAGTGTCCTTACAAAATGTGATTATGGACTTTATTAGTGAGCTATACTGGTTATTTTAACTCTTTCTTTGCATTCCACAGTACGACAGCCACAGAAAGTCGCCCGTCGTGTCTTCACCAACAGTCGGGAGCGCTGGAGGCAGCAGAATGTCAATGGAGCCTTCGCGGAGCTGCGGAAACTGATCCCCACCCATCCACCTGACAAGAAGCTCAGCAAGAATGAAATTCTCCGTTTGGCTATGAGATACATTACATTCCTAGTCACTCTGCTGGGGGACCAGCACAGCCCTCCTCCCAAAACATCCCCTCCCAAGAGGAGATTCACACAAACTGATTTGCCCCAGAAAGTCAAAGAGTGTCACAGTCCGGCGCCTAGCATGCAGGTGCGGGAAGACCAGGAGAGAAACAGGGACTTTGGGTGCACAGTGTCTCCGATGTCTGGCAGTTGCGGAGACAGTGTAGAGTCAGAGGAGTCGGAGGGGGACAGAGAAAGCGTTTCGTCCTCGACAAGCACAAAAATCTCAATGATCAGGTCAGAAATTGGAGGAAGTCGGTGAGGGTTGGAGAACGGAGGAGACTGAGGTCGTTTTATGAATACCTTACTCTCCTTCAAAACTTCATGTTGCTGAACAGACACACCCtccaatgtacaaagctttgagtaaCGGACAGTAGGAGGAAATATTTCAGCATGAGAATCAATGAACGAACCAGAGAAGAAGAATACCAACATCTTGTTGCTTAATCAGCCGTGTGTACTGTGTTTCAATGACTGTACCGTTTACAGAATAGCTTGATTACTACTGAGAGGCGGCGCCATGATAGTCGCCTAAACAAACTTTATTTTTCTTTTACGCATCCATTTCGGTTTAaatgtaccgtatttgccggcgtataagacgactgggcgtataagacgacccccaacatttccactcaaaatatagagtttgttatatactcaccgtataagactaccccctcttccgcacaccttccacacaccaaataaaacgtaaaagaacatcagactaCAACTTtaagtttaaaacttgcatcatatttctttctttttgctgttgccatgatagggttgataggggtttgactgctggacattttctatgctgtattgtactgtattgtactgtacaatggtgcagtactgtggttggctgttggctgtatacaaagcctgattggattggtccctgctccctgtctgccctccctgtctccctgtcactagcagcagtctattaataccaagtgacattactatattatgaccgcaaggggcgggccggagcgacgctgcttcccgagcagaacgggccggtcacgccgaaaaggctggcacccctgtatcgccacagccacgctgatgacccaccgcggccgcagtgcatcgggaggcactgcggcgtataagacgacccccggcgtataagacgaccccccacttggtggcatgttttgcagggctaaaaagtcgtcttatacgccggcaaatacggtaagtaTTGTTTTGTAGGTCATTACTGCTCTCCTGGTCAAGGCCTAAACACTCTTCATATAACATGGATGCAGGCTTTACGCCCACTAAACTACTGAAAACTACTAATTCTGGAAAGGTCATGTATTTGTATTGTTACACAATAAATGACAAGCTGTTTGTCCCTATGATTGGGTGCTTGTGAAATGTAAACAACAGCATCGGGGAGACCATCAAGAGACTTCCATATTTGCCTTTTCTCACGGAATGTCTTAGAGACCGAACCACAGACAGCAATGAATTCTCCCGGATTCCTCCCAGTGACCACCTGCACTTACTGCTTTGATCTTCCCTTTCTGGTGCCACAAGCAGGCAAGAACTGTATGGAGAATTCATGCCGCATTGATGTTACTGAGGGTAAATGCAGGAATGCCCATTAATAAGGGTTCAGATGGTAAAATAGCTGCACCAAGTTTCACTTAAGAGCGTAATGTCTCAGCAATGTCACTGATTCCCAAGGAACTGCAAGTTGCATCCTCATAAATGTATTTATTCAGCCCTCTGGGAGTAGGTGGGGGGGAACCTACATTGGAAAACTACAGCCTCTGAAGGCAtataagcagtgccgtaactagacatttgagcgctgtgtgcaagaaacatcaaTAGGACCAGTGAGCGCCTGAGGCGCATGccgaaaatataggggcgtggcttcatggggaaggggcatggccacaaaataataccaattcatattatgttgCATAGAagtatccattattcaaattacgccgcacattcgcgccacttacacacattacaccaggtagagtcccctgtcacacagtaCTCCAGGTttagcccacttttacacattacaccaggtagagtcccctgtcacacagtactccaggtagagcccacttttacacattacaccaggtagagtcccctgtcacacagtactccaggtagagcccacttttacacattacaccaggtagagtcccctgtcacacagtactccaggtagagcccacttttacacattacaccaggtagagtcccctgtcacacagtactccaggtagagcccccttttacacattacggcaggtagaacccctatcacacattacagcagacagtgtgacGTTACATGTGCTTTACATGAAATTGGATGATTTATTATGTGTCTTATATAATACAGAACAGTGCAGCAC
Encoded proteins:
- the LYL1 gene encoding protein lyl-1 translates to MEEDGSSADKQPNTINTSVVPLPTSSPASPSETLTDEKRAPVRNDGLPVHVPVISLGHSRVTLRPELTTLHPVPSWMLALPGIRAPFFPAQFHAHPYLPSPYLRATSLIPIFSGRFKRRSFADIIEPPFIVRQPQKVARRVFTNSRERWRQQNVNGAFAELRKLIPTHPPDKKLSKNEILRLAMRYITFLVTLLGDQHSPPPKTSPPKRRFTQTDLPQKVKECHSPAPSMQVREDQERNRDFGCTVSPMSGSCGDSVESEESEGDRESVSSSTSTKISMIRSEIGGSR